Proteins encoded within one genomic window of Methanosarcina barkeri str. Wiesmoor:
- a CDS encoding M42 family metallopeptidase produces the protein MEKGGNLKKIKSLLEKFTNAHGISGFEDDIRKLLEKELEPYVDTMRKDCMGNLIALKKGKGPSIMLAAHMDEIGLMVRYIDDNGFLRFVGIGGWFDQTLLNQRVVLHGKKGPIPGVIGSKPPHVMKEDDRKKPVKLDDMFIDIGAKDREDAENLGIEIGTAVSIDRDFVPLANGKITSKALDNRAGVVILIEVMKRLSKHKVGANVYAVGTVQEEVGLKGARTSAFGVSPDLALALDTTIPGDHPGITKTDSCLEIGKGPVITLADASGRGLIAHPQVIKWLKETATENKIPYQLGVGSGGTTDATSIHLTKEGIPTGTVSIATRYIHSPVEVLDVADIDACVSLIVKAIENVGKYF, from the coding sequence ATGGAAAAAGGCGGAAACCTTAAAAAAATAAAATCTCTGCTTGAAAAATTCACCAATGCTCATGGGATCTCAGGCTTTGAGGACGACATCCGAAAACTCCTTGAAAAGGAACTTGAACCCTATGTTGATACCATGCGCAAAGATTGCATGGGAAACCTAATAGCTCTCAAAAAAGGAAAAGGCCCTTCCATAATGCTGGCTGCCCATATGGATGAAATCGGGCTTATGGTCAGGTATATTGATGATAATGGCTTCCTCAGGTTTGTCGGGATCGGAGGATGGTTTGACCAGACCCTTCTTAACCAGAGAGTTGTACTTCACGGCAAAAAAGGTCCAATTCCCGGAGTCATCGGGTCCAAGCCTCCTCATGTAATGAAAGAGGATGACAGGAAAAAGCCCGTGAAGCTGGACGATATGTTCATCGATATCGGAGCAAAAGACAGGGAAGATGCTGAGAACCTTGGAATTGAGATAGGTACGGCAGTTTCTATTGACCGGGACTTTGTGCCTCTGGCAAACGGAAAGATAACTTCAAAAGCCCTTGACAACCGTGCAGGCGTTGTTATCCTTATTGAGGTTATGAAACGGCTTTCCAAACATAAAGTTGGAGCAAATGTCTATGCCGTAGGCACTGTCCAGGAAGAGGTAGGGTTAAAAGGAGCAAGAACCTCTGCCTTTGGGGTTTCTCCAGACCTTGCGCTTGCCCTTGACACAACTATTCCTGGAGACCATCCGGGCATTACTAAAACCGATTCTTGCCTGGAAATCGGGAAAGGCCCTGTAATTACATTAGCCGATGCGTCCGGAAGAGGCCTTATAGCTCACCCACAGGTTATTAAGTGGCTTAAAGAAACTGCTACTGAAAATAAGATACCTTACCAGCTTGGCGTTGGTTCGGGAGGCACAACCGATGCAACCTCAATACACCTTACAAAAGAAGGTATCCCTACAGGTACAGTCAGCATAGCCACACGATACATCCATTCACCTGTTGAAGTCCTGGATGTGGCAGATATTGACGCGTGCGTTTCCCTTATTGTGAAAGCAATAGAAAACGTAGGCAAATATTTCTGA
- a CDS encoding prefoldin subunit beta — protein sequence MTAELPPQIQNQIAQLQQIQQQIQALAMQKSQVEAMQKESKMALDELGRLADDAVVYRNVGELVIKTSKEESITKLKDREETLSLRLQSISRQEERLTSRFKQLQEQIQQALGPRAQ from the coding sequence ATGACTGCAGAATTACCTCCTCAAATTCAGAATCAGATAGCACAGCTTCAGCAAATACAGCAGCAGATACAGGCTCTGGCTATGCAAAAATCACAGGTTGAAGCTATGCAAAAAGAGTCCAAGATGGCTCTTGACGAGCTAGGAAGACTCGCTGACGACGCAGTAGTCTATCGTAATGTAGGGGAGTTAGTAATAAAAACGAGCAAGGAAGAGTCCATTACAAAACTGAAAGACAGGGAAGAAACACTCTCACTCAGGCTTCAATCCATATCCAGGCAGGAAGAAAGGCTCACATCTCGATTTAAACAGCTTCAGGAGCAGATTCAGCAGGCCTTAGGACCCAGGGCACAATAA
- a CDS encoding bifunctional oligoribonuclease/PAP phosphatase NrnA, producing the protein MEVDEAEFFNRLLDYRNILYLCHRNADPDAVSSAFALSEAIGGTVGLVDGCNRVAAVLIDRLDIEVVDKPNPADYGFVVVVDTSTKAQLNDLELTRYCVIDHHTTTALTENAEFFLHRNSTSTVEIVYNILKAMGAPINRRVGIGMLTGIVTDTGHFKHASAATFRTVSKIIENSGVEYGEVLDLMAATPQDISMRIAILKAASRVELDRVQDMLIASSHVSSFGGSASSMLINIGADIAFVGTSKGESVRISARAKRDAVNAGVNLGQLMEDVSNEYNGTGGGHSGAAGIDVIGDMKEVLDKCKERTKKILEASLGGTSKEISFEDNIEEFENE; encoded by the coding sequence ATGGAAGTTGATGAAGCGGAGTTTTTCAACCGGCTCCTTGACTATCGGAATATTTTGTATTTGTGCCACCGGAATGCAGATCCGGACGCGGTTAGCAGTGCTTTTGCCCTTTCCGAAGCTATTGGAGGCACTGTCGGACTTGTGGACGGCTGTAACCGTGTAGCTGCTGTGCTTATAGATAGACTTGACATTGAAGTTGTGGATAAACCCAATCCGGCTGATTATGGTTTTGTCGTTGTGGTTGATACCTCCACAAAAGCGCAATTAAATGATCTGGAGCTTACCAGGTATTGCGTGATCGATCACCATACAACTACTGCTCTGACAGAAAATGCCGAATTCTTCCTGCACAGGAACAGTACTTCTACCGTAGAAATAGTTTACAATATCTTAAAAGCAATGGGAGCACCTATTAACCGGCGGGTGGGGATAGGGATGCTCACAGGAATCGTAACGGATACCGGGCATTTCAAACATGCATCGGCAGCTACGTTCCGAACAGTCTCAAAAATCATAGAGAACAGCGGCGTTGAGTATGGGGAAGTGCTGGACCTTATGGCTGCTACCCCACAGGATATTTCCATGCGTATAGCTATCCTGAAAGCCGCAAGCCGTGTCGAGCTCGATAGGGTGCAGGATATGTTGATAGCATCTTCCCATGTCAGCTCTTTCGGAGGATCTGCATCTTCCATGCTCATTAATATCGGCGCAGATATTGCTTTTGTTGGTACATCCAAAGGTGAAAGCGTCAGGATAAGTGCAAGAGCAAAGCGTGATGCCGTAAATGCCGGGGTTAACCTTGGACAGCTAATGGAAGATGTAAGTAACGAATACAACGGCACAGGCGGTGGACATTCCGGAGCTGCCGGAATCGATGTGATCGGTGACATGAAAGAAGTGCTGGATAAATGCAAGGAAAGAACAAAGAAAATTCTTGAAGCTTCTCTTGGAGGAACGTCAAAAGAGATCTCTTTTGAGGATAATATCGAAGAGTTTGAAAATGAGTGA
- a CDS encoding phenylacetate--CoA ligase family protein, whose amino-acid sequence MPEYWDPEIETMPVEDLNKLQEEKLKQLVHYVYENSPFYRKKFDEHGVKPEDIQTLEDIRKLPFTVKQDLRDTYPTGMFCVPNSKLTRFHASSGTTGKPIVVGYTQNDIDEWAESLARGFTSVGLKKNDILQVSYGYGLFTGGLGAHYGSEKLGATVLPTSSGNTERQLELMRDLDVTAIACTPSYFLYLIETARKEGISIRDDTRLKMGFFGAEPWSEELKKRIEDESGIKAIDIYGTSEMSGPLFTECSEQCGIHIWADKFLVEIINPETDEPVPDGEIGELVITTLNKEALPLIRYRVRDLTRKLSEPCMCGRTHPRITRISGRSDDMIIVRGINVFPGQVESVLMKIPEVGNHFMIIVDRIGPLDSMKVQIEMQESAFSDKMSDMMALKKKISSALKSVLNLAVEVELVEHGSLPRSEGKSKKVIDKRKI is encoded by the coding sequence ATGCCAGAATACTGGGATCCTGAGATAGAGACAATGCCTGTAGAGGATTTGAATAAGCTGCAGGAAGAAAAGTTGAAGCAACTTGTACATTATGTGTATGAAAACTCTCCTTTTTACAGAAAAAAGTTTGATGAACACGGGGTTAAGCCGGAAGACATCCAAACTCTTGAAGATATCAGAAAGTTACCTTTTACAGTTAAGCAGGATCTCAGAGATACCTATCCAACTGGTATGTTTTGCGTCCCTAACTCAAAACTCACTCGTTTCCACGCTTCTTCAGGTACGACAGGCAAACCTATAGTCGTAGGGTATACTCAGAATGACATTGATGAATGGGCAGAATCTCTCGCGAGAGGATTTACTTCTGTCGGACTGAAGAAAAATGACATCCTTCAAGTAAGTTACGGCTATGGGCTTTTTACAGGCGGGCTTGGTGCCCATTACGGAAGCGAAAAATTGGGTGCAACCGTACTTCCTACAAGCTCCGGAAACACCGAGCGCCAGCTTGAGCTTATGAGAGACCTTGATGTCACTGCTATAGCCTGCACGCCTTCTTACTTCCTTTATCTGATCGAGACTGCAAGGAAAGAAGGTATTAGTATCAGGGATGACACTAGATTAAAGATGGGATTTTTCGGGGCCGAGCCCTGGTCCGAAGAACTCAAAAAACGTATAGAAGACGAATCCGGAATTAAAGCTATTGATATTTACGGAACGTCGGAAATGAGCGGTCCTCTCTTTACCGAATGCTCAGAACAGTGCGGGATTCATATCTGGGCAGACAAATTCCTTGTCGAGATTATTAATCCCGAAACAGATGAGCCTGTTCCTGATGGCGAAATTGGAGAACTCGTAATCACGACTCTCAATAAAGAAGCTCTTCCTCTAATCCGCTACAGAGTAAGGGATCTTACACGAAAGCTCTCGGAGCCCTGCATGTGCGGAAGAACACATCCCAGGATTACACGCATTAGCGGGCGTTCGGATGATATGATTATCGTGCGCGGTATCAATGTGTTCCCAGGACAGGTAGAATCGGTCCTTATGAAGATTCCTGAAGTAGGGAACCATTTCATGATCATTGTAGACAGGATTGGACCCCTTGACTCCATGAAAGTCCAGATCGAAATGCAGGAGTCTGCTTTTAGCGATAAAATGTCAGACATGATGGCACTTAAAAAGAAGATTTCAAGTGCACTTAAAAGCGTACTGAATCTCGCAGTCGAGGTGGAGCTAGTGGAGCACGGCTCCCTGCCCCGCTCTGAAGGAAAATCAAAGAAAGTTATCGACAAGCGAAAGATTTGA
- a CDS encoding ACT domain-containing protein: MEDKIIKQISLFAENKPGRLANVANKMKSAGINIRAFTIAESGDFGIIRMVVDRSDYAHRILHDAGFTVSETSVLGIEMNDVPGSMSRIAEVFGKVKINIDYAYAFVTRDQKALLIVRVNDIEKAIKTLEEEGIKLISMKELENI, from the coding sequence ATGGAAGATAAAATTATAAAGCAAATTTCCCTTTTTGCGGAAAATAAACCTGGCAGACTTGCAAACGTCGCAAATAAAATGAAAAGCGCCGGCATAAATATCAGGGCATTTACTATTGCCGAGTCAGGAGACTTCGGAATAATCCGCATGGTTGTGGACAGATCCGACTATGCTCACAGAATACTCCATGATGCAGGGTTTACCGTTTCCGAAACCAGTGTTCTGGGAATCGAAATGAATGATGTCCCTGGCAGCATGTCCCGTATTGCAGAAGTGTTTGGAAAAGTCAAGATTAACATTGACTATGCATATGCCTTTGTCACCAGGGATCAGAAAGCCCTTTTAATAGTTAGGGTCAATGACATTGAAAAGGCAATTAAAACACTTGAAGAAGAAGGTATCAAGCTCATAAGCATGAAGGAACTTGAAAATATCTGA
- a CDS encoding DUF2103 domain-containing protein — MMENKTNLQENAQNSLKNKLGGVHTTIIGGRAGKKLVKLVSQHPEVKKVIPTVISVKGIAGGSLTGKVLRADARGNLRLLLSEGRSFQEIRLVTTVGTAEEGDRIMDELNEILKTAF, encoded by the coding sequence ATGATGGAAAATAAAACTAACTTACAGGAGAACGCACAAAACTCCTTGAAAAATAAACTTGGTGGAGTCCATACTACAATTATTGGGGGAAGGGCTGGTAAAAAACTTGTAAAGCTTGTAAGCCAGCACCCTGAAGTAAAAAAGGTAATCCCAACCGTAATTTCCGTAAAAGGCATTGCAGGAGGCAGCCTTACTGGAAAAGTACTGCGTGCGGATGCGAGAGGGAACTTGAGGCTATTGCTCTCTGAAGGCAGGAGTTTTCAGGAAATAAGACTGGTAACAACAGTTGGGACCGCTGAAGAGGGAGATAGAATTATGGATGAACTGAACGAAATCTTGAAAACTGCCTTCTGA
- a CDS encoding methanogenesis marker 12 protein gives MAFIGIDHGTTAMRFALIEGESTHTFELERAEAAAMSENEILTSLEEHFGIRRETINLIALTYSMGDGFSTIKDVRNLEGRGLKSIEGAGKKTGGGTRVFDAIRHSGVPAIAIPGLHTESKVDPRMKVFSHLTSPEKLGIAYHILCLGYNNFVVSDISSNTVTLAIADRKVIGAIDACIFAPGVHHGPLDLQAIRDVDNGYRTANKAFMEAGALKMTPYKDRDELLLAAEDEESPALLALDTISLFAAMEIASMQLLLKDYETIGEVFLAGSVGEFEYVQKKIRAHLGQECQCLGKWHAAIGCAEIARDVFAGEKEILGVEVNYP, from the coding sequence TTGGCCTTTATAGGGATTGATCATGGCACAACTGCAATGCGTTTTGCTCTCATAGAAGGGGAAAGTACCCATACCTTTGAACTTGAGAGGGCTGAGGCAGCAGCCATGTCCGAAAATGAAATTTTGACCTCGCTTGAGGAGCATTTTGGAATTCGGCGTGAGACAATCAACCTTATTGCACTGACGTACTCGATGGGTGATGGTTTTTCCACAATTAAGGATGTCAGGAACCTTGAAGGAAGAGGGCTCAAGAGTATTGAAGGAGCGGGAAAAAAGACAGGAGGAGGCACAAGAGTTTTTGATGCCATCCGGCACTCGGGAGTTCCGGCAATAGCAATCCCTGGCCTTCATACGGAAAGCAAGGTAGATCCAAGAATGAAGGTATTTTCCCATCTTACAAGTCCCGAGAAACTGGGAATTGCTTACCACATTCTGTGCCTTGGTTATAATAACTTCGTGGTTTCCGATATAAGTTCAAACACTGTTACTCTTGCCATTGCCGACAGGAAGGTAATTGGAGCAATCGATGCTTGCATATTTGCCCCAGGTGTTCATCACGGACCCCTTGACCTGCAAGCTATCAGGGATGTAGATAACGGATACCGCACCGCCAACAAGGCTTTTATGGAAGCCGGAGCTTTGAAAATGACTCCCTATAAAGATAGGGACGAATTGCTTCTTGCAGCCGAAGATGAAGAAAGTCCTGCTCTCCTGGCCCTTGATACTATTTCGCTGTTTGCAGCCATGGAAATTGCATCAATGCAGCTTCTTCTTAAGGACTATGAAACAATCGGAGAGGTTTTTCTTGCGGGATCCGTAGGCGAATTTGAATATGTGCAGAAAAAAATCCGTGCACATCTGGGGCAAGAATGTCAGTGTCTTGGAAAGTGGCATGCTGCAATAGGCTGTGCTGAGATCGCACGGGATGTTTTTGCAGGAGAGAAAGAAATCCTTGGTGTAGAAGTTAACTACCCTTAA
- a CDS encoding TIGR00288 family NYN domain-containing protein produces MKPVKSGIDSISKYLRSKKEVGRRKIGLLVDGPNILRKEFDVNLEEIRDVLKDYGNIKIGRVFLNQYASDKLVEAIENHGLEPIICSSDVDVRLAVEGMELVYNPNIDTLAIVTRDADFKPLLNKANEHGKETIIFGVEPGFSTALKNSADYVILMKKDRMSSYDESDGMGSGERKIDASEYQDSMYEESIEKT; encoded by the coding sequence ATGAAACCTGTAAAAAGCGGAATCGACTCAATATCAAAATACCTCCGCTCGAAAAAAGAAGTTGGCAGGCGGAAAATAGGACTTTTAGTGGATGGCCCGAATATTCTCAGAAAAGAATTTGATGTAAATCTTGAGGAGATAAGGGACGTCCTGAAAGATTATGGGAATATCAAAATCGGGCGCGTTTTTCTTAACCAGTACGCCTCTGACAAGCTTGTGGAAGCTATCGAAAATCATGGACTTGAACCTATAATTTGTTCGAGCGATGTTGATGTGCGCCTCGCAGTAGAGGGCATGGAGTTAGTATATAATCCTAATATTGATACTCTTGCAATCGTTACAAGGGACGCTGACTTCAAGCCGCTGTTGAACAAAGCAAATGAGCACGGCAAAGAAACTATCATTTTTGGAGTTGAACCCGGTTTTTCCACAGCGTTAAAGAATTCTGCGGACTATGTTATTCTTATGAAGAAAGACAGAATGAGCAGTTATGATGAGTCCGATGGAATGGGGTCAGGTGAAAGAAAAATTGATGCATCGGAATATCAGGACAGTATGTATGAAGAATCCATAGAAAAGACCTGA
- a CDS encoding rhomboid family intramembrane serine protease, whose translation MAGKDYIFASPSIAIIALCTLSFFLEMIPGIGDAYFNAFYFDPNYLITRPWTLITYIFLHNGLVHLLFNMLVLYFFGTALERRIGNRQLLAIFFTAGILSAIGYTFLTQPIFNISPGPMVGASGAIYGVFAALTILEPDIRVYVYFVPMKLKHALVLFALFDFLMINSSDMIAHTAHLSGLFVGLYMGFRIKKIQENALRSRYIGRW comes from the coding sequence GTGGCAGGTAAAGACTATATTTTCGCAAGCCCGTCAATAGCAATCATTGCCCTTTGCACACTTTCATTCTTCCTGGAAATGATTCCGGGCATAGGTGATGCCTATTTTAACGCTTTTTATTTTGACCCAAATTATCTTATAACAAGGCCATGGACGCTTATTACATACATATTTCTACACAACGGTTTAGTCCATCTATTATTCAACATGCTCGTCCTGTACTTTTTCGGGACTGCACTTGAGCGACGGATAGGGAACAGACAGCTTCTGGCAATTTTTTTCACAGCCGGAATTTTATCGGCAATAGGATATACCTTTTTAACTCAGCCAATTTTCAATATATCTCCTGGCCCAATGGTTGGCGCAAGTGGAGCAATCTATGGAGTCTTTGCAGCCCTTACAATACTTGAGCCGGATATTCGTGTATATGTTTACTTCGTCCCGATGAAGTTAAAACATGCCCTGGTGCTTTTTGCTCTATTTGACTTTCTGATGATTAACTCATCGGACATGATAGCCCATACAGCCCACCTTAGCGGTCTCTTTGTAGGTCTGTATATGGGTTTCCGCATAAAGAAAATTCAGGAAAATGCTCTGAGATCCAGATACATAGGCAGGTGGTAA
- the cdhA gene encoding CO dehydrogenase/acetyl-CoA synthase complex subunit alpha, producing the protein MSKLTTGSFSIEDLESVQITINNIVGAAKEAAEEKAKELVNAGPTLFAGLESYRDDWNFKLLDRYEPVITPMCDQCCYCTYGPCDLSGNKRGACGIDMLGHNGREFFLRVITGTACHAAHGRHLLDHLIETFGEDLPLNLGQSNVLTPNITISTGLSPKTLGEVKPAMEYVEEQLTQLLATVHAGQESAEIDYDSKALFSGSLDHVGMEISDIVQVTAYDFPRADPEAPLIEIGMGTIDKSKPFLCVIGHNVAGVTYMMDYMEDHDLTDKMEIAGLCCTAIDLTRYKEADRRPPYAKVIGSMSKELKVIRSGMPDVIVVDEQCVRGDIVPEAQKLMIPVIASNPKIMYGLPNRTDADVDETIEELRSGKIPGCVMLDYDKLGEICIRLTMEMAPIRDASGITAIPTDEEFTNWVMKCADCGACMIACPEELDIPEAMGFAKEGDYSYLDILHDQCIGCRRCEQVCKKEIPILNIIEKAAQKQISEEKGLMRAGRGQVSDAEIRAEGLNLVMGTTPGIIAIIGCPNYPEGTKDVYYIAEEFLKRNFIVVTTGCGAMDIGMFKDEDGKTLYERFPGGFECGGLANIGSCVSNAHITGAAEKVAAIFAQRTLEGNLAEIGDYVLNRVGACGLAWGAFSQKASSIGTGCNILGIPAVLGPHSSKYRRALIAKNYEEDKWKVYDARNGQEMAIPPAPEFLLTTAETWQEAIPMMAKACIRPSDNNMGRSIKLTHWMELHKKYLGSKPEDWWKFVRNEADLPLATREALLKELEKEHGWEIDWKRKKVISGPKIKFDVSAQPTNLKRLCKEA; encoded by the coding sequence ATGAGCAAACTAACTACCGGGAGTTTTTCTATAGAAGATCTGGAATCCGTTCAGATCACTATTAACAATATTGTAGGGGCAGCAAAGGAGGCTGCTGAAGAAAAAGCAAAGGAGCTCGTTAACGCAGGTCCCACACTTTTTGCAGGACTTGAGTCTTATAGGGATGACTGGAACTTCAAACTGCTTGACCGTTACGAGCCTGTTATCACCCCTATGTGTGACCAGTGCTGCTACTGTACCTATGGACCCTGTGATCTCTCAGGGAACAAAAGAGGTGCTTGTGGTATTGACATGCTTGGTCACAATGGGAGAGAATTCTTCCTCCGCGTGATTACAGGTACTGCCTGCCATGCAGCTCACGGCCGCCACCTGCTCGACCATTTGATAGAAACCTTTGGAGAAGACTTACCCCTCAACCTTGGGCAGTCCAACGTGCTTACCCCAAACATTACAATCAGTACCGGGCTTAGCCCGAAAACCCTTGGTGAAGTTAAACCGGCAATGGAATATGTTGAAGAACAATTAACCCAGTTACTTGCAACAGTTCACGCCGGCCAGGAATCCGCAGAGATTGATTATGACTCCAAAGCCCTCTTCAGTGGTAGCCTTGACCATGTAGGCATGGAAATTTCCGATATTGTACAGGTTACAGCCTATGATTTCCCGAGAGCTGACCCAGAGGCTCCCTTAATCGAAATAGGAATGGGAACAATTGACAAGTCCAAGCCTTTCCTCTGTGTTATTGGACACAATGTCGCCGGCGTCACCTATATGATGGACTACATGGAAGATCACGACCTGACCGACAAGATGGAGATCGCTGGGCTCTGCTGTACTGCAATAGACCTTACAAGGTACAAGGAAGCCGATAGAAGACCCCCATATGCAAAGGTCATCGGTTCAATGTCCAAGGAGTTAAAGGTAATCCGTTCTGGAATGCCAGATGTCATTGTTGTAGACGAACAATGTGTTCGTGGTGATATTGTACCTGAAGCTCAGAAACTCATGATTCCGGTAATTGCATCAAATCCCAAGATCATGTACGGGCTTCCGAACAGAACAGATGCCGACGTTGATGAGACCATTGAAGAACTTAGATCCGGAAAGATTCCAGGCTGTGTAATGCTTGACTATGACAAGCTTGGAGAAATCTGCATCAGGCTCACGATGGAAATGGCTCCGATCCGCGATGCTTCCGGTATCACTGCAATTCCAACAGATGAAGAATTCACAAACTGGGTTATGAAATGTGCAGATTGTGGAGCCTGCATGATTGCGTGCCCAGAAGAACTGGATATCCCCGAAGCTATGGGATTTGCAAAGGAAGGAGATTACTCATATTTAGATATATTACACGACCAGTGTATCGGTTGTCGCCGCTGCGAACAGGTCTGTAAGAAGGAAATACCAATTCTCAACATAATCGAAAAGGCAGCCCAGAAACAGATTTCTGAAGAGAAAGGCTTGATGAGAGCTGGCAGAGGCCAGGTGTCTGACGCTGAAATCCGTGCAGAAGGTCTTAACCTGGTTATGGGTACCACACCGGGTATTATTGCAATTATCGGATGCCCGAACTATCCAGAAGGTACCAAGGACGTTTACTACATCGCAGAGGAGTTCCTGAAAAGAAACTTTATCGTAGTGACGACAGGCTGCGGAGCAATGGACATTGGTATGTTCAAGGATGAGGATGGTAAGACTCTCTATGAGAGGTTCCCAGGAGGATTTGAGTGTGGGGGACTTGCCAACATCGGATCTTGTGTCTCTAACGCTCACATCACCGGTGCAGCCGAGAAGGTCGCAGCTATTTTTGCCCAGAGAACTCTTGAAGGCAACCTCGCCGAAATTGGAGACTACGTCCTGAATCGTGTAGGTGCCTGCGGACTCGCCTGGGGTGCATTCTCTCAGAAGGCGTCTTCAATCGGTACCGGATGTAATATTCTTGGTATCCCTGCAGTACTCGGTCCTCATTCCTCTAAATATAGGAGAGCTCTTATTGCCAAGAACTATGAAGAGGACAAGTGGAAAGTTTACGATGCAAGGAATGGACAAGAAATGGCGATTCCTCCAGCACCAGAATTCCTCCTGACTACAGCAGAAACCTGGCAGGAAGCAATTCCGATGATGGCAAAGGCATGCATCCGTCCATCAGATAACAATATGGGCAGATCCATAAAGCTGACCCACTGGATGGAACTCCACAAAAAGTACCTCGGATCGAAACCAGAAGACTGGTGGAAGTTCGTCAGGAATGAAGCTGACCTCCCACTGGCTACCCGTGAGGCGCTCCTCAAGGAGCTTGAAAAAGAACATGGCTGGGAAATTGACTGGAAGAGGAAGAAAGTCATCTCCGGTCCAAAGATCAAGTTCGATGTCTCGGCACAGCCTACTAACCTCAAGAGACTTTGCAAGGAGGCCTGA
- the cdhB gene encoding CO dehydrogenase/acetyl-CoA synthase complex subunit epsilon yields the protein MVDTTKNTKLFTSYGVSTSRTVSPEMAAKLISKAKRPLLMVGTLTLEPEILDRVVKISKAANIPIAATGSSMASLVDKDVDAKYINAHMLGFYLTDPKWPGLDGNGNYDMVIAIGFKKYYINQVLSAAKNFSNLKTIAIERGYIQNATMSFGNLSKADYYAALDELINAL from the coding sequence ATGGTTGATACTACCAAGAACACAAAGCTCTTTACCAGCTATGGAGTGAGTACCTCAAGAACTGTATCTCCTGAAATGGCTGCAAAGCTTATCTCAAAAGCAAAGAGGCCGCTCCTTATGGTAGGAACCCTGACTCTTGAGCCAGAGATCCTTGACCGTGTAGTAAAAATTTCAAAGGCTGCAAATATCCCTATTGCTGCAACCGGGAGTTCTATGGCAAGTCTTGTTGATAAAGATGTAGATGCAAAGTATATCAACGCACATATGCTCGGCTTCTACCTGACCGATCCGAAGTGGCCCGGTCTTGACGGAAACGGAAACTACGACATGGTCATAGCCATAGGGTTCAAGAAGTACTACATCAACCAGGTACTGTCCGCAGCAAAGAACTTCAGTAACTTGAAAACAATTGCGATTGAACGAGGTTACATCCAGAACGCAACAATGTCCTTCGGGAACCTGAGTAAGGCAGATTATTATGCTGCTCTGGATGAACTTATTAACGCATTATAA